The Agrobacterium tumefaciens genome contains a region encoding:
- a CDS encoding DUF262 domain-containing protein yields MYKPGGTIKSLLDKIANQDYVLPAIQREFVWWPDQVCELFDSLMQGYPFGTFLFWKIEQERRTEYKFYDFVRHYHQRDRFHCEFLQTPPNRELTAVLDGQQRMTALNVGLRGSYAWKMPGKRWSTDAAFPVRYLYLDLLSELDTESGCRYHFEFLTEQQSIKPESGEVWFRCGRVMEEEYDDLIDSLDDLNLDKEAVKTARATLRLLHKTIHDKDLITYYEEESQSLEHVLNIFIRMNNGGTPLSYSDLLLSVAVAQWEKVDAREAIHSLVDEMNKEGDGFKFTKDLALKAGLMLSDIGSVGFKVENFNKNNMAILEANWPRIHDAMLLAVQLLASFGFSSQNLRAESSILPIAYYLYARNLDGAYLHRAEFAADREGIRRWLVRSILKASGIWGSGLDTLLTALREKISAHATSGFPVAELEAVMALRGKSLSFTDVEIDELCDLSYGDGKTFALLSLIFPGFDLSRHFHVDHIFPQGRFSTAQLRKAGVHQDLWDALQDKHNRLPNLQLLEGSINSQKRQKMPHEWYAWIKPDEVARQQYLAGLEIASLPEDLSAFQEFYDQRRKALKARIVVALNPNE; encoded by the coding sequence ATGTATAAGCCCGGCGGCACCATCAAATCCTTGCTCGATAAAATCGCAAACCAGGATTACGTCCTGCCTGCAATTCAGCGCGAGTTCGTATGGTGGCCGGACCAAGTCTGCGAACTGTTCGACAGTCTTATGCAAGGGTATCCGTTCGGAACATTCCTGTTCTGGAAAATCGAGCAGGAGCGACGCACAGAGTACAAATTCTATGATTTCGTCCGTCACTATCATCAACGCGACCGCTTTCACTGCGAGTTTTTGCAGACCCCTCCAAACCGCGAACTGACCGCCGTTCTCGATGGCCAGCAACGCATGACCGCTCTGAATGTGGGGCTCCGGGGTTCCTACGCCTGGAAGATGCCTGGCAAGCGCTGGAGCACGGATGCGGCCTTTCCTGTTCGCTACCTCTATCTCGATCTCTTAAGCGAGCTTGATACTGAATCCGGATGCCGTTACCACTTCGAGTTTCTGACCGAGCAGCAGTCGATAAAGCCGGAGTCGGGCGAGGTTTGGTTCAGGTGCGGGCGCGTCATGGAGGAGGAGTATGATGATCTCATCGACAGCCTTGATGACCTTAACCTGGACAAAGAGGCCGTGAAGACGGCGCGCGCGACCCTGCGTCTGCTTCACAAGACGATCCACGACAAGGATCTCATCACCTATTATGAAGAGGAAAGCCAAAGCCTCGAGCATGTTTTGAACATCTTCATCCGCATGAACAATGGTGGCACGCCGCTCTCGTATTCCGATCTTCTCCTGTCGGTGGCCGTAGCCCAATGGGAAAAGGTCGATGCCAGAGAGGCCATCCATTCGCTGGTGGACGAGATGAACAAGGAAGGAGACGGGTTCAAGTTCACCAAGGACCTGGCTCTCAAGGCTGGCCTCATGCTGTCTGATATCGGCAGTGTTGGCTTCAAGGTCGAAAACTTCAACAAGAACAATATGGCGATCCTGGAAGCTAACTGGCCCCGGATCCACGACGCAATGCTGCTTGCTGTACAGCTGCTTGCATCCTTCGGCTTCAGCAGCCAGAACTTGCGAGCAGAAAGTTCAATTCTTCCCATTGCCTACTATCTCTACGCCCGCAATCTCGACGGAGCATATCTCCATCGCGCCGAGTTCGCTGCAGACCGCGAGGGCATTCGCCGTTGGTTGGTCCGCAGCATCCTCAAGGCATCCGGGATTTGGGGCAGTGGCCTTGATACGCTGCTGACGGCGCTGAGAGAAAAGATAAGCGCCCATGCCACGAGCGGCTTTCCGGTGGCGGAGTTGGAGGCGGTCATGGCCCTCCGCGGAAAATCACTGTCGTTCACGGACGTCGAAATCGATGAGCTATGCGACCTGTCTTATGGCGATGGCAAAACGTTTGCGTTGCTGTCGCTGATCTTTCCTGGATTCGACCTGTCTAGACACTTCCATGTCGATCACATATTTCCTCAGGGGCGGTTCTCCACCGCACAGCTGCGCAAGGCTGGCGTACACCAGGATCTCTGGGACGCGCTGCAGGACAAGCACAATCGATTACCGAACCTTCAGCTTCTGGAAGGCTCGATCAACAGTCAGAAACGCCAGAAGATGCCGCATGAGTGGTATGCCTGGATCAAACCGGACGAAGTAGCGCGCCAACAATACCTCGCCGGGCTCGAGATTGCGTCGCTCCCTGAGGATCTTAGTGCTTTCCAGGAGTTCTACGACCAACGCCGCAAGGCGTTGAAAGCGCGCATTGTCGTGGCGCTGAATCCAAATGAGTGA